The Gemmatimonadaceae bacterium DNA segment TCGCCCGGATCGCGAAAACGTGATTGAAGAGCGTCGTGCAGTTCCTCGGTAGTGCGCACTTTCCGCCGCCGCGAAAGATCGAGTGCGGCGTTCGCGACAATCCTGTTGAGCCACGCCCCGAATGCCTGATCCGGATCGAACCGGTCGAGAGCCTGGAATGCCCGGACAAAACCGTCCTGAACCGCGTCTTCTGCATCTTCGTGGACGGTGACAATTGCACGAGCCACCAGGTATGCGCGTCGCTGGTGCAGGCGAACCAGCCCTGCGAAAGCGTCGTGATCGCCTGCGCGGGCAGCAACGGCCAGCGCGCGTTCCTCATTGGGAATACGTGCCGGATCGTTCAATCGTTGAGTGGCGGTCGCAGAGATAGCGGATCATGTGGTGTTACACCCATTACGCTCGCCATCTGCTTCGTGTTGGAACGCTTCAGGCGTTCCTGCCTCGAAGGACCTCTAGTGCGCCAATTTACCGGGCGGAGCGGCGGCACCGGGAGGCGATGCTGCCGCTCCGTGGCCTTCGCGATTGGCGAAGCTCGAATTGGTGAGCCAGACCACGAGGAGCATCAACAGAAAAATAACGGAACCCCCTAGAACCAGGCCGGAAAGTGCAGCACCAAGATCCGTGCTCTTTGGCGCGGCCGTCGACACTATTCTTTCGCCTCGCCGGCACTGTCAGAGACACGAACCTTCGTCATCGTGTCATTGGCCTTAATGGTTTTCACAACTTCAAGGCCTTCAGTTACCTGGCCGAAAACGGTGTGGACGCCATTCAGATGGCGGGTGTTTCCTTCGTTCAATACCACGAAGAACTGACTGCCGCCGGTATTCTTGCCGGCATGGGCCATCGACAGCGCTCCAACCTCGTGACGATGCGGATTACCGGCTGTCTCACAGTCAATCTTGTATCCGGGACCGCCTGTGCCAATCCGGCGATCTCCTTCGGGATACTCACGGGAGTTGGGATCGCCCCCTTGAATCACGAAGTCCTCGATGACACGATGAAACTTGATTCCATCGTAGTAACCCTTATTGGCCAGCGTCTCGAAATTGGCGACGGTATTCGGCGCTTCCTTGTCGTAAAGCTCGGCGGTCATCGTCCCGCGGTTGGTCTCGATCGTTGCGTATCTGGTCATTTATTCGGGGAAAGTTGGCTGAATGATAACATCAAACCCGGCTGGACGGGCAGGTGTCGTTAAGGATGCACGCGGCACACTTCGGATTGCGGGCGAGGCAGATTCGCCGGCCGTGAAATATCAGCAGGTGAGAGAGCAACGCCCACTCCTCACGCGGGAAAAGAGGCATCAGTGCTTTCTCGACCTTGACCGGGTCTGTCTCGTTGGTAAGGCCGAGCCGAACGGCCAGTCGCCCGACATGAGTGTCGACGACGACGCCTTCATTCATACCAAACGCATTACCGAGCAATACGTTCGCCGTCTTGCGCCCTACGCCGGGCAACTCGACAAGATCTTCCATGGTCGAAGGAACGACACCGCCGTGTCGCGCGGTTACAGCAGCGGCCATTCCGAGAAGGCTTCTGGTCTTGCTTCGAAAAAAACCCGCGCTGCGAATAAGGTCTTCCACGACCGCCGGCTCGGCAGTCGCCAGCGAGTCAGCATCGGGGAACGCCTTGAACAAGGCGGGTGTCACCAGGTTCACCCGCTTGTCGGTGCATTGAGCGCTGAGTATCGTCGCTACGAGCAGTTGAAGCGGAGACTCGAAGTCAAGCTCGCAATGGGCATCCGGATACTCCCGCCTGAGGCGTGCGAGTGTGTCGAGCGCGTAGGCCTTGAGCGCCGCACCACGTTTTTTCCGTGGTCGACGCGGAATCTGTCCCGCGGACGCGGGGTTCTTCACTGACTCTTCCTCGCACGAGCGACTGCCAGAACACGCTCTGCGGGCATAGCGTTGAGAACGTCGGAGGCTCGCAGCCACGCTTTGCGGGCGATGCCCACTCCAATGTGAACATTGTCGAGACTGGCTTCAGAGTGCGCATCAGGTCCAATCTCGATGATGACGCCTCGTTCTCTGGCCTTGCCCAACTCACGCCAGTCGAGATCGAGCCGGTGCGGATCAGCATTGAGCTCGAGGGCCACGCCGGTCTCGGCTGCCCGCTCGATAACCGCATCGAGATCGATGGGATATCCTTCCCTCGACAGCAGCAATCGTCCGGTAGGATGCCCGAGTATCGTCAGCCGCGGATCTTCCATCGCGGCCAGCACGCGAGCCGTCATCTTTCCGACACCCATGCTGAAGCGGGAATGCACGGAGCCGATCACGAAGTCGAAAAGGTCTAGCGTGTCATCATCGTAGTCGAGACGGCCGTCGCTCAGGATGTCAACTTCAATGCCCTTGAGAATCCGAAACTCCGGCGCCGCGGAGTTGAGCTTATCGATCTCCTCATGCTGCTCCAGAACCTCGTCGCGTTTCATCCCACCGGCATAAAACGCGGCTTGGGAATGATCGGTTACCCCAAGGTAGGTCCAGCCGCGCCGGCGGGCCGCGCCCGCCATTTCTGCGATGCTCGCTGAACCATCCGACCAGGTGGAGTGGCAGTGCAGAACGCCAAGAATGTCCTCGCTCGTGAGCAGGGCCGGCAACGACCTTGCCGCCGCCGCCTCGATCTCGCCCATTCCTTCGCGTAGCTCAGGGGGAATAACGTCCAGATCGAGCGCTGCAAAAAGCTCCGCTTCCGTGGCAAGAGGAATCATTTGCGCCGATGCATCCATCAATGCCGAATCCGTCAAGGTCATGCCGCGCTCAGCCGCGTACTCGCGCATTTGTGTGACGTGCACCGCACTGCCGGTTTCGCGCCAGACTGGAATTCCCGCGTTTCCCTGCGAAACACAGGTGAGCCTGAGACGCGCCTCGTCCACGTAACGAATTGAGATTGTCGCTTCGCCAGGCAAGACTGTGGTCGATGACTCCATCACTGGCATTGCGTTGCCGAAGGAATGCGCAACTTCAGCCGGATCGCCTCGGCAGACGGCAACCACACGCACCTCACCGATGGTCTCGCAGTGCTGCCTTGCCGAGCCGGCGATGACTGCGGTTGAAACGTCGGGATGAGCCAGGACGCTGTTTCGCATCGCCACGGCCTGCTCCAGTCCGCGGTGATAAAGCGTGCGGCCCCCGGACCGTCGAAGAAACTCGATGCCTTTGAGCACCCGGCCAGCCGTCTTCGCACCGAACCGAGGCAGCTTTGCCAGCCGCCCGTCGAGCGCCGCCTGCTCCAGCTCGCCAATGGTCTCAATCCCCAGTGAGCCATGGATCAAGTGCACCTTCGCAGGGCTGAGTCCGGGAACGCGCGCCATCTCGATGAGACCGAGGGGCGTTGCTTCGATGAGACGTCTCAGGTAGCTCGACTCACCGCTTTCGAGCAATTCCTCAACTACTGACAGCGTGGCCGGCCCAATTCCTGGAGTGGCCATCAGCTCACCTGACGCGATCAGCGGTCCGAGATCATCGGCGCCGAGAGCCAGTATGGCGCGAGCGGCATTCCGGTATGCGCGAGCGTTGAATCGCGGACCGCCGTCAATCTCGAGAAGCGCGCCGATCTGCGCAAGGAAATGGGCAGCAGTGCGGGAGTCCATACCGCAATATACGCCTGCCAGCCCTCTGCTAGCCCTCCATCCCCGCGCGACTGGGAAGCCTGTCGATCATCTCATGAAGTCGCCGCTGGATCAGCTTGATTTCCTGTTTCGCGCCTTCGTGATCCAGCAGTCCGTTTCGCATGTTGATTGAGACCCGGTTCATATACTTGATCTTCATCAGCATCTCGTCGGTGGCTCTGCGGAGTGACGTATACCGGCGTTTGTCAGCGCGGGCGCGATGGTAACGGTGGGTACGTCGGCATTCAGCCGCCGTGCAAAATCGATCGCCTTCTCGACAGTACGGCCGGGAATCGCGCCGTGGTCGGGTATTCCTTCGCCGGTTTCCGGGTCAGAGAAAAGCAGCCGGCCGATATGCTCGATGCCATCGTACGCGATGCGGAGGGAAACAGTGATTGGCTTCCCATCCATCTCGACCGGCGACAGGTGATGCTGGATTACGCCGAAATCTGACATCTCTTGCCGCAGGTCACTGAGGGTCTTGCGCGGCGAGGAATTTGTCCAGCGCCGCAAACAACCGGCCGGGCTGTTCAACGTACGGAACATGCCCGCAGTCGTCCAGCAGGACGAGCTCGGCACTCATCGCCTCGGCGCCCTCAATGGATGACTCCAAGGGAATGGGATCATCACGTCCGTGCACAAACAGCGTCGGGCAATGAGCGGGCTGCAGCTCAGAAATGAGATTGTACTCCGCGCCAAGACTTGACCAGACCGATTGCATTACCCGGCCAGTCACCCGGAATGGCGTGAGATTCACCGCGTTACCGGGGTCGGCGAAGTAGGGAGCAACGGCGAGCTCGAACGTTCGCGCCCTATAGGCGGCAGGATCGGTTTCTCTGATCCCCGATGCTTCGAGTTCGTCTCGTATTGCGCGAATCCGCGGGCCATCCTGCCTCGTGGCAAATTCCTTTTCGAACAAGCGCCGGTAGTCGCGCGCCAGCGGTGCCGGATCGATGAGCGCAAGGCTGGCAGGCAGACGCAACGATGCATCGCGTCTCGTTTCGAGAAGGTAGAGAAGCGCAAGCATCCCGCCCCACGAGTACCCGACGATCGACACCGGATCGATCGAAAATTCGGCGATGATCGCAGCCAGGTCGGCGACGTGCGTTGCCGCGCTGATGTCCGCACCGGCGGCCGCCCGCGATCGTCCGCCTCCGCGCTGGTCGTAGAAAAGGACATCGTAACGTCTGGCAAGGTGGAGCATCTGCGGCAGCAGGTAATCGTGATGCGCGCCGGGACCGCCATGAAGAACGAGCAGGCGCCGGGCTCCCTGCGGACCGTAGGCCGCCCAGTAAAGCGGCTCTTCGGTTGTAGTTGTAAATCCCGATTCACGCGGCGCAGGGATGGCCAAAGGTGCCGTGGTTCTACCCTCCGCGTTTGCCGAGTGTGATCATCAGCTGAACGCGCTCGCTCCCGCGCAGCACGATGATCTTCACTGCGTCCCCCGGTTTGTGTGCGTAGAGGGCGTCGGTGTACGTGTAGAGATCCTTCACCGGCGAGCCGCCGAAATCAACGATGAGATCGCCGGCTCTGAGACCTCCGAGGTCCGCGGGACTCCCCGCGCGCACTCCTGTCAGGCGCA contains these protein-coding regions:
- a CDS encoding sigma-70 family RNA polymerase sigma factor, translating into MNDPARIPNEERALAVAARAGDHDAFAGLVRLHQRRAYLVARAIVTVHEDAEDAVQDGFVRAFQALDRFDPDQAFGAWLNRIVANAALDLSRRRKVRTTEELHDALQSRFRDPGEDAELRTRLAEALAQLPDRARSVIVMHDVEGFTHVEIGEMLGIPGGTARSDLHHARQKLRVLLNDLRGQ
- a CDS encoding peptidylprolyl isomerase, producing MTRYATIETNRGTMTAELYDKEAPNTVANFETLANKGYYDGIKFHRVIEDFVIQGGDPNSREYPEGDRRIGTGGPGYKIDCETAGNPHRHEVGALSMAHAGKNTGGSQFFVVLNEGNTRHLNGVHTVFGQVTEGLEVVKTIKANDTMTKVRVSDSAGEAKE
- the nth gene encoding endonuclease III, giving the protein MKNPASAGQIPRRPRKKRGAALKAYALDTLARLRREYPDAHCELDFESPLQLLVATILSAQCTDKRVNLVTPALFKAFPDADSLATAEPAVVEDLIRSAGFFRSKTRSLLGMAAAVTARHGGVVPSTMEDLVELPGVGRKTANVLLGNAFGMNEGVVVDTHVGRLAVRLGLTNETDPVKVEKALMPLFPREEWALLSHLLIFHGRRICLARNPKCAACILNDTCPSSRV
- a CDS encoding PHP domain-containing protein, translated to MDSRTAAHFLAQIGALLEIDGGPRFNARAYRNAARAILALGADDLGPLIASGELMATPGIGPATLSVVEELLESGESSYLRRLIEATPLGLIEMARVPGLSPAKVHLIHGSLGIETIGELEQAALDGRLAKLPRFGAKTAGRVLKGIEFLRRSGGRTLYHRGLEQAVAMRNSVLAHPDVSTAVIAGSARQHCETIGEVRVVAVCRGDPAEVAHSFGNAMPVMESSTTVLPGEATISIRYVDEARLRLTCVSQGNAGIPVWRETGSAVHVTQMREYAAERGMTLTDSALMDASAQMIPLATEAELFAALDLDVIPPELREGMGEIEAAAARSLPALLTSEDILGVLHCHSTWSDGSASIAEMAGAARRRGWTYLGVTDHSQAAFYAGGMKRDEVLEQHEEIDKLNSAAPEFRILKGIEVDILSDGRLDYDDDTLDLFDFVIGSVHSRFSMGVGKMTARVLAAMEDPRLTILGHPTGRLLLSREGYPIDLDAVIERAAETGVALELNADPHRLDLDWRELGKARERGVIIEIGPDAHSEASLDNVHIGVGIARKAWLRASDVLNAMPAERVLAVARARKSQ
- a CDS encoding alpha/beta hydrolase; protein product: MAIPAPRESGFTTTTEEPLYWAAYGPQGARRLLVLHGGPGAHHDYLLPQMLHLARRYDVLFYDQRGGGRSRAAAGADISAATHVADLAAIIAEFSIDPVSIVGYSWGGMLALLYLLETRRDASLRLPASLALIDPAPLARDYRRLFEKEFATRQDGPRIRAIRDELEASGIRETDPAAYRARTFELAVAPYFADPGNAVNLTPFRVTGRVMQSVWSSLGAEYNLISELQPAHCPTLFVHGRDDPIPLESSIEGAEAMSAELVLLDDCGHVPYVEQPGRLFAALDKFLAAQDPQ